In Pristiophorus japonicus isolate sPriJap1 unplaced genomic scaffold, sPriJap1.hap1 HAP1_SCAFFOLD_658, whole genome shotgun sequence, the DNA window ggttaggagtgtctcccacctagtggtcattgttctcagtgtacaacttgggtcagattatacatgggttacaatgctggttgaatacatgacaggtggtCTCATAAGAACATTAaacaaataggaacaggggtaggccatttggcccttcgtgcctgctccaccattcaataagatctctggttgatctgatcttagccttaactccccttccctgcctgctccctagaaCCTTTGACTTCCTTGtcttccttatctaaggaaggatatacttgccttggaggcggtgcaacaaaggtttactggattgattcctggaataagagggctgtcttatgatgtgtagaatgggtctgtacacgagtttagaagaatgagcagtgatctcattgaaacatacaagattctgaaggggattgacaggatcgaTGCAGAGgatatgtttcccctggctggaatgtctagaactagggggcacaatctcaggataggggtaggccatttatgactaatgagaaggaatttcttcacttaaagggttgtagatctttggaatttgctgcccaaagggctgtggatgatgagtctctggatatattcaaggccgagattgatagatgtttggactctcaggaatcaagggatacagggatcaggtgggaatgtggagttgaggtcaatgatcagccatgatcttattgaatggaggagcaggctccaggggccacgtggcccactcctgctcctatttcttatgttaattggTAGCGCccctgcctctgagtcacaaggttgttggttcaagtcccgctccagaaacTTGAGCGCACAAATCTGAGGGGTGGCTTTTGGCCTGCCTGACTGCCTCTCTTCTGGGGCTAAGTttgcacctgggggtccctggagcTGCAGCATGTGGTGTCCAACCAGCATGTTTAAAGCCGCCTGGCactggtgggcaccagagggacaggAGTGTGACATCACCCTGGGAATAGAATTTTAATTTTGGTTTCCTGTACAGTCTTTATTGGTAATGCCCCTTTGAAAGGGGAGCACAAGCTTAACTTTGAATTGGCAATTACCAGCAAAATGAGAGCACACAAAATCTGagtggtgtgctgcactgttggtgtctccttttggatgagacgttaaaccgaggtgccacctgaccctcgggtggatgtaaaagactgcactgcactattttgaagaacagggagttctctctggtatcctggccaatccttcaatattggcggggggggggggaggaaatctaGGCACAATCACATTTCTGttgtgagcttgctgtgtgcaggttgactgatgtgtttcctgcattacaacagtgactacactccaaaagtacttcgttggctgtgaagcactttgggacatctggtggtcgtgaaaggcactatataaatgcaagtcttttttacctTTTTGCTAGCTTGCCTGAAATGGCCTCTGCGGTGTACATGCAAACTCCCGTGTGCTTCATTGAGAACAGCTCTGACGGCTCGCTGCGGGTAAATCCAGTCGCGATGGACATCCTTGCGAGTAACAACGAGCCTGTGGTGGTGGTGGCGATCGTCGGACTTTACAGAACTGGGAAGTCTTACTTGATGAACCGGTTAGCAgggaaagcacatggtatggggtttGTTTCTGGGGCTTTTGAGCATTTGGTCAGGATCAGTGCTGGAGGGGGAAATCTCTAGCTGAGGAtgtttataatttaaaaaaaaaacactaggAATAAATATTTTTATAACTCATGGAGCCTTGTATTATAAGGCTTGCCATAGTCTTGAAATTATGGTTTAAAAGCAGAATAGTAATAAATTGCTTGGTTGAGTGGTAAattacacattctcaccacactcggttaagattcttctgaattctgattttctggtgactatcttgtattaatggcctctagttgtgctcttccccacaagtagaaacattctctctgtatccactctatcaaaccttttcataattttaaagacttcaattAGGACACCCTCGACCTTTTTTCAACTgacgagacccagcctgttcaccctttccttgcatttctggtatcttccatgtaaatcttctctgcaccctcgctagtgcctttagcctttttataatatggcgaccagaactgtactcagtactgtaagtgtggtccaaccaaggttctatgCAGGTATGGTATaacctccctacttttcaattccaaccctctagaaataaaccctggtgcttgcATGCTTTGTTATGGCCTTGTTAATCTGTGTAACAACtttgtgattggtgtatttgtactccgagatccctttgctcctctatcccacctagactctcaTCCTCCAATAAGtgacttcctaccaaaatgtaatgcctcacatttatctgtgttgaatttcaattATCAATTacatacccattctgcaagttttttTAATGTCCTCCTGTCAATAAAATTGGACAGATTTGATGAATTGTATCCAGTAATGCATTGAATCTTAAAATTAAAATGCTAACTGGCTTTCCCTGTGTGCATTAAGGAATGAGGGTTGCAGGAAATTCTCAGCATGCATTTCCCCCTTAGTGCTTTTAGTTTGTACTCTAGGCCTAGATTTCTATTTCTGACAAATAATGAATGTTTGTTTGAATTAGACTTGTCtgtcttacctctagacttgactcttccaatgtactcctggctggccttccacattcaacactacgtaaacttgagcagatccaaaacgtggctgccccatgtcctaactcgcaccgagtcccgctcacccatcaccgcctgtgctcactgcccgttgtcctaactcgcaccgaatcccgctcacccatcaccccctgtgctcactgccccatgtcctaagtcGCACtgagtaccactcacccatcaccctgtactcgctgacttacattggttcccggttaagcaacgcctcaatttcaaaattctcatactggtttacaaatccctccatggcctcacccctccctatctctaatctcctgcaGTCCCACAATCCCACCCCAGGATAtttgtgctcttctaattctgccttcctgagcatccctgattatgattactcccccattggtggccgtgtcttctgttccttaggccctaagctctggaattctctgcctaaacctctgcctctttcctccttgaagatgctccttaaaacccacatctttgtccaattttttggtcacctgtgctaatttctcctttgaGGCTTGGTGGAAATTTGTTTGTCTTTTATAATGCTCAGATGTTTAACTGTTAAAGCTGCTACATAAAATCACATTGTTGTTGCCATTTAGAGAATTCTATAATGCGGGTTTTGTCCAACCTGTGTAAAATGTATCTAAACTTGCCCAGCATATTTACACCGTATATTTTCACATTGACGTCTGAGCCAGGTTTCTCCCTTGGGTCGACGGTTGAGTCTCACACTAAGGGGATCTGGATGTGGTGCGTGCCTCACCCCCTCAAGCTGAACCATTCCTTGGTGCTGCTGGATACAGAAGGACTGGGGGATGTAACCAAGGTAATTTGCACATGGTTTCACATCGCGCTCGCAACATGCGATTGGAGGTTTGCACTTTCTAACTCTGGCGACTTGAAGGCAACTCGTTACTCGGCCCTTAAAACTGAGCAGCTTGCAAGTCTGAAATGAGTCTTAACTTGGGTGTCCTGTGGCCTAGGGCAGAAATGGGTGGGGGTGGCTGGAAAAGAATCTTGCCACTGCGGTTTAGGTTTGAGATGCCGCTAGTGCCGAAGAGCTAGTGATGGGTGTGTGCTGCAAAATCCCCTACCTGTTTGTCTTGCTGAAACaattctccctccccacccctggcTTTTCCCTCCCCGGCTGctcctccccttcccccgccccaccGGAAAGACTGAAGGAGGGGCTTGAGTGGAGTACAAAAGCTGGCGTGGACTGTttatgccgaatggcctgtttctgtgctgtatatccaatgtaatgtTCCTTAGTAATTGTGATGCTGCTAAAACTAGACAAAATATGTTTGCTTTCAGGGCGATCAGAAAAATGACAGCTGGATCTTTGCCCTCGCTGTTCTTCTGAGCAGTACCCTTGTATACAACAGCATGGGCACGATCGATCAATATGCCCTGGAGAAACTGCAGTATCCTTTTGAAGGGATTGAATTCTCCCCAAAAATCACCAAAG includes these proteins:
- the LOC139255885 gene encoding guanylate-binding protein 2-like codes for the protein MASAVYMQTPVCFIENSSDGSLRVNPVAMDILASNNEPVVVVAIVGLYRTGKSYLMNRLAGKAHGFSLGSTVESHTKGIWMWCVPHPLKLNHSLVLLDTEGLGDVTKGDQKNDSWIFALAVLLSSTLVYNSMGTIDQYALEKLHFVTELTELIKVNASDDFHEDDEIEYLKFFPTFVWSVRDFSLELKIEGKVVSQDEYLEHALLLKK